In Synergistaceae bacterium, the following proteins share a genomic window:
- the flgL gene encoding flagellar hook-associated protein FlgL produces MYSRLTTSTMYGSLLSSLQESQRNVQELQKQIATGNKYTSLADNPSAISRSLSIQSALTANAQYQENTNNAITLLRHADSALNNVLDAAQAIRNLVVEASDGALDSSQLRDISDQIEANKKIMLDNLNTKVAGQYIFGGTDTTTRPFVELSDGSIQYQGSDDRIKYALSDSLLGDVNFSGSDIVPTDENTYFICSHYVPIDWVWTGREEKVQITVGNRTLSVFIPEDWQDYDSNKTNSGNVNYSDDNGYRDPNEVSGISLDDLATIINNSLEQQGADMLVHASIEKDYENGVQQMILRSNTGEKIGITGWPDTDYMPMEATLTSLEIDDNTWDKVIYDDSNLGGTSGLMGTTNIVGWHGTTNSGTLTISVNGTDYDFDLSQYTTSTALIDDINSKISGAGDGTPFASMTSGNLSGRFIFQLPNKDDNNNGSIDDSEVNTITVTGTGNALNELFGTSASSITSTSSSLTIKVGDKDASTAKIFINEGDTLEEVADKINAIAGVYSRTSGDGTRLIVTAQRTGQLPDDRLAINEALEALNYPSITITGDGGALNMFTFGTDNAVKAQYTNRILDHSHIDIFDYLGMETAMKSREFNPQNETFTVKQGEQLHWKVMSGGKSVEIKLNPGDYSLDYIADRLKNAGAGWLEVTVSEDKNDDWGRGTLDSEEATQRLVIRGFNGEQVLFLDMNSYNYADKLGLSTALRTDAYTDTAAGTGTKCVNFPSAPCVDDNVGIQLRVQMNCGMTYDVNIKRAEVINPETGFVDRNKVMRAIVDGVNSQAGESIMGYNAHVDSTGSELEDSSAIYFLSGEAFTVVDMPFSDPEWNDYSGGIAAQMGIHGGVTSNLKKTLIPMKDNATFDEAYSDASENFREGTIRFENLGHSVEIDVSADDTVKDIMDRLRIQAGDWLYVNYYDEHMGQDATRNTGDYPLIAISSVDGSAVNIIDVKGHIAQDALGISTGIQGRLNSDGTSNGIMNLEWDIENQTFPATTLEITVAGYSHTIDLTELRDITNDSVIKADDLTEFINARMQDYDVRSEINEDNELVLWSNRGYTVEIKFLDDSGNDITVSDFLGDETLQRTYYRGGYNLEGNSYGTDSRGLDSSSIYDSGIHTQNATIRSGANTAKQNGFGVINDIVAAVNAGNRDDLVEKMIPKIDNFINNILTVMSSNGALQARYNYNNDRLTSENAIMTENYDTLVKIDPADAISQLMVADYMYQANLAIISRLIQPSLLDFLS; encoded by the coding sequence ATGTACAGCCGTTTAACAACATCAACAATGTATGGGAGTCTGTTAAGCTCATTGCAGGAAAGCCAGCGCAATGTGCAGGAATTACAGAAGCAGATCGCTACAGGAAATAAATATACAAGTCTCGCAGATAATCCGTCGGCTATTTCGCGTTCACTCTCGATTCAGTCGGCATTAACTGCAAATGCTCAATATCAGGAAAATACTAATAATGCTATAACACTTTTACGACACGCAGACAGCGCATTAAATAACGTTCTTGACGCAGCTCAGGCAATTAGAAATTTGGTCGTAGAAGCTAGCGACGGCGCATTAGACTCGAGTCAATTACGGGACATTTCTGACCAGATCGAAGCAAACAAAAAAATTATGCTCGACAACCTCAACACAAAAGTTGCAGGACAATATATCTTCGGAGGTACTGACACAACGACCCGCCCGTTTGTAGAATTATCTGACGGCAGCATTCAATATCAGGGTTCAGACGACAGAATCAAATACGCCCTTAGTGATAGTTTGCTGGGAGACGTAAATTTTTCCGGAAGTGATATCGTCCCTACTGATGAGAATACTTATTTTATTTGCTCGCATTATGTGCCTATTGACTGGGTGTGGACAGGCCGCGAAGAAAAAGTACAAATCACAGTCGGAAACCGCACACTTTCTGTATTTATTCCGGAAGATTGGCAGGACTACGACAGCAACAAAACTAACTCAGGCAACGTAAATTATTCTGATGACAACGGCTACAGAGACCCAAACGAAGTATCAGGAATCAGCCTCGACGATTTAGCAACGATAATAAATAATTCACTCGAACAACAGGGAGCTGATATGCTCGTTCATGCGTCAATCGAGAAAGATTACGAAAACGGAGTCCAACAAATGATTTTACGCAGCAACACCGGCGAGAAAATTGGCATAACCGGCTGGCCCGATACTGATTATATGCCTATGGAAGCGACTTTAACGAGCCTTGAAATTGATGATAACACGTGGGACAAAGTTATTTATGATGATTCAAATTTAGGCGGCACAAGCGGCTTAATGGGCACTACAAATATAGTAGGCTGGCACGGTACAACAAATTCCGGAACTCTCACAATTTCAGTAAACGGAACTGATTACGATTTTGATTTATCGCAATATACAACGTCTACAGCTCTTATTGATGACATAAATTCTAAAATTTCAGGTGCTGGCGACGGGACTCCATTTGCGTCAATGACTTCCGGGAATCTTTCGGGACGGTTTATTTTCCAGCTCCCGAACAAAGACGATAACAACAACGGCTCAATTGATGACAGCGAAGTCAATACAATTACAGTAACAGGCACGGGCAACGCTTTAAATGAGTTATTCGGGACTTCTGCAAGCTCAATTACAAGCACGTCAAGCTCACTTACCATTAAAGTAGGCGACAAGGACGCAAGCACAGCAAAAATTTTCATCAATGAAGGCGACACCCTCGAAGAAGTTGCAGACAAAATAAATGCTATTGCCGGCGTTTATTCGCGTACATCGGGAGACGGGACAAGATTAATTGTTACTGCTCAGAGAACCGGACAATTACCCGACGATAGACTCGCAATTAATGAGGCGTTAGAGGCGTTAAATTATCCCTCAATTACGATAACAGGAGACGGCGGAGCATTAAACATGTTCACATTCGGCACCGACAACGCAGTAAAAGCACAATATACGAACCGCATACTAGATCACAGCCATATTGATATATTTGATTATCTCGGTATGGAAACGGCAATGAAGAGCCGCGAATTTAACCCGCAGAACGAAACTTTTACAGTTAAACAAGGTGAACAACTTCACTGGAAAGTCATGAGCGGGGGAAAATCTGTCGAGATAAAATTAAATCCCGGAGATTACAGCCTTGATTATATTGCAGATAGACTCAAGAATGCCGGTGCAGGCTGGCTTGAAGTTACAGTCAGTGAGGACAAAAACGACGATTGGGGACGCGGGACTCTTGACTCGGAAGAAGCGACTCAAAGACTCGTAATCAGAGGCTTTAACGGCGAACAAGTTTTATTTCTCGACATGAACTCATATAATTACGCTGACAAATTAGGACTCTCTACAGCTTTACGAACTGACGCATACACCGACACAGCAGCAGGAACCGGCACAAAATGCGTTAATTTCCCGTCAGCCCCCTGCGTTGATGATAATGTCGGGATTCAATTACGCGTACAAATGAATTGCGGAATGACCTACGACGTTAATATCAAGCGCGCAGAAGTAATAAACCCTGAAACGGGCTTTGTTGATAGAAATAAAGTCATGCGGGCAATAGTTGACGGCGTGAACTCTCAAGCAGGCGAGTCAATAATGGGATATAATGCACACGTCGACAGCACCGGCTCAGAGCTTGAAGACTCGTCAGCGATTTATTTTCTTTCCGGTGAAGCGTTTACAGTTGTTGATATGCCGTTCTCTGATCCTGAATGGAACGATTATTCAGGCGGTATTGCTGCACAAATGGGGATTCACGGCGGAGTAACTTCAAACTTGAAGAAAACTTTAATCCCAATGAAGGATAACGCAACCTTTGACGAGGCATATTCGGACGCGAGCGAAAATTTCAGAGAAGGAACTATAAGATTTGAGAATCTCGGCCACTCCGTAGAAATCGACGTAAGCGCAGACGACACAGTGAAAGATATTATGGATCGCTTAAGGATTCAGGCGGGGGACTGGCTCTATGTAAATTATTATGACGAACATATGGGACAGGACGCAACACGCAACACCGGCGATTATCCGTTAATAGCAATTTCTTCTGTCGACGGTTCAGCAGTGAATATAATCGACGTTAAAGGCCATATCGCACAGGACGCGCTCGGAATTTCTACAGGGATTCAAGGCCGGTTAAACTCTGACGGAACATCAAACGGGATCATGAATCTTGAATGGGATATAGAGAATCAAACTTTCCCGGCGACAACTCTTGAAATTACTGTAGCAGGATATTCACACACTATAGATTTAACAGAACTGCGGGACATCACTAATGACAGCGTAATAAAAGCTGATGACCTCACAGAATTTATTAACGCAAGAATGCAGGATTATGACGTTAGATCCGAAATCAACGAAGATAATGAGCTTGTACTCTGGTCTAATAGGGGCTATACAGTAGAAATTAAATTTTTGGATGACAGCGGAAATGATATTACTGTCAGCGATTTTCTAGGCGATGAGACATTACAGCGCACTTATTACAGAGGCGGCTATAATCTTGAGGGAAATTCTTACGGGACGGACTCGCGCGGACTTGACTCGAGCAGCATTTATGACTCAGGCATTCACACTCAGAACGCAACAATCAGAAGCGGAGCTAATACGGCCAAACAAAACGGTTTCGGCGTAATAAATGACATCGTCGCAGCAGTCAACGCAGGCAATAGAGATGATTTAGTCGAGAAAATGATTCCTAAGATTGACAATTTCATCAATAATATTTTAACGGTCATGTCATCAAACGGGGCATTGCAGGCACGTTATAACTACAATAACGACAGACTCACGAGCGAAAATGCAATCATGACAGAAAATTATGATACTCTCGTGAAAATTGACCCCGCCGACGCAATATCGCAATTAATGGTAGCTGATTATATGTATCAGGCAAATTTAGCGATTATTTCACGATTGATTCAGCCATCATTACTCGATTTCTTGAGCTAA